One Thermotoga sp. genomic window, CCCCTGAGAAGGATCGTGTTTCCGCTCTTCAAAGCAAGGATCGACGTTTCCACGGTGACGTTGGGTCTAGACTCGTAGATGATTCCTATGGGACCTATAGGCACCCTTACCCTTGCGATCCTGAGCCCATCTTCCCTCACCCACGAATCGATCACTTCCCCAATGGGGTCCTTTAAGCTGATCACTGTTTCACATGCTTCTATCATCTCATCGATCCTCTTGTCGTTCAAAGCGAGTCTGTCTATGAGAGACTCTTTTACACCCTTTTCTCTTGCTCTCTCCACATCGATCATGTTCGCTTCCAGGATCTCTTTTCTTCTCTCGTCGAGCTTTCTGGCGATCTTCTTTATGGCATTGTTTTTCTTTCTGGCCTCGGCACTCTTCAGCATTTCCCAAGCTTCTTTTACACGTTTTGCCTTTTCGAGAAGTTCCTCCACAGCCCTCACCCCCTAGACCTTTGGAAAGGTGCCGTGCTTTTTCAAATAGTTCACGATACCGTCTTCCTTCAGGATCTCGAGAAGGAATTTTGGTATCGGGTTGAATCTGTATTCTTTCCCGCTGGTGAGATCCTTCAACAAACCCCTTTCGAGGTCTATCTCCAGTTCGTCTCCCTGGTTGATCTCATCGACCTCCTTCAGTTCTATAACAGGGAGTCCCACGTTGATCGCGTTCCTGTAGAAGATCCTCGCAAAGGACTTCGCTACGATACAGGAAACACCTGCAATCTTAATGATTCGCGCAGCGTGTTCTCTGGAAGAACCGAGGCCAAAGTTCTTCCCAGCCACTATGATGTCTCCTTTTTGAACTCTCTTTGCAAAATCTTCCATAGCATCTTCCAGGACGTGTTTCGCGAGCTCTTCAAGATTGTTTCTCAGGTGGAAGTATCTTCCCGGTGCTATATGGTCGGTCGATATGTTGTCACCGAATCTCCAGGCTCTTCCTCTTATCATGTTTTGCCCTCCTTCAAATGAACCTTCTGGGGTCTGTGATATACCCTGTCACTGCAGTAGCAGCTGCCGTAGCGGGAGAGGCAAGGTAGATCTCTGCTTTGGGATTGCCCATCCTTCCTCTGAAGTTCCTGTTCTGCGTGGAAAGCACCCTCTCTCCGTCTCCAAGAACTCCCATGTGGATTCCCACACAGGGACCACATCCCGGTGGAATGATGGTTGCTCCGAGTTCCACGAACCTCTCTATGATTCCTCTCTCGAGAGCGTCCATGTAGACCTTTCTCGACGCTGGACCAACGATGAGCCTC contains:
- a CDS encoding 3-isopropylmalate dehydratase small subunit gives rise to the protein MIRGRAWRFGDNISTDHIAPGRYFHLRNNLEELAKHVLEDAMEDFAKRVQKGDIIVAGKNFGLGSSREHAARIIKIAGVSCIVAKSFARIFYRNAINVGLPVIELKEVDEINQGDELEIDLERGLLKDLTSGKEYRFNPIPKFLLEILKEDGIVNYLKKHGTFPKV